AGATGACCGGTCGTCACTTATCCAGCTCTTATGACAAGTATGTCTGGAGGTTATTATGGTAAGTGGCGATCTTATTTTATTGGCGTTGTTTTCGGTTACAAGTCTGAATGTGATCCGTTATTTCAGTACACTCAAAACTCTTCTCTTTATTATGCGTGAAGCGCATCCTCTGTTGTACCAACAAGTTGATGGCCGTGGTTTTTTTACCACTCATGGCAATATCGGCAAACAAAGCAAATTATTTCATTATTTATGGCAAGAAGAGTATTTAAATCATCACGATACACTTTTTGTATTTAAGTGTGAGAAAGCGCGTTATCTCTTCATGTTATCGAGTGCTTTGCTTTTCGTTACCGTCGCGGTGTTTTTCTTGGTAATTAGTTTGGGCATCTAGAGCTGAAAATAGTAAACTCCCTCCCAATTGAATTTGGGTGAGAGTGTCATGAAAAAAGTAGACGTAGTGGTTATCGGTGCAGGCGCTGCAGGATTAATGTGTGCAGCTGAAGCCGGCAAACGAGGCCGCAGTGTTTTAGTTGTCGATCACGCTAAAAAACCGGGACGTAAAATTTTAATCTCTGGTGGTGGTCGTTGTAATTTTACGAATTACGATGTGTCAGCAACTCACTTTGTTTGTAACAACGCTCACTTTGTGAAATCGGCATTGTCTCAATACACTAACTGGGATTTCATCTCTTTAG
The Aliivibrio salmonicida LFI1238 genome window above contains:
- the uspB gene encoding universal stress protein UspB, with product MVSGDLILLALFSVTSLNVIRYFSTLKTLLFIMREAHPLLYQQVDGRGFFTTHGNIGKQSKLFHYLWQEEYLNHHDTLFVFKCEKARYLFMLSSALLFVTVAVFFLVISLGI